From the genome of Xiphophorus couchianus chromosome 15, X_couchianus-1.0, whole genome shotgun sequence:
ctctcctctctgcctctctcctcttcctcctcgtccgAATCCCACCAGCTATAAGAAGAGTCTTCCAGCTCAACATCGCTCCGAAATATTTCTTCCAGCGCCTCCACATCTGACATCTTCCTCTGCGCCATTGCAGTTGAGCTAATTTTTGCTAGAGTTAGCTCCGCTCGTAGCAAATCGAAAAACCGTTGTTCTTTCGCAGAACGCACAAGTGAAATGAGAATTCTCACTGTACACACCTTATTTGAATGCTTCGAACTACGCTAATCGAAACCTATCCCGAAAAGAACCATTCACTGAGCGCATGCGCCGAGAGCGCACAGAGAACGCACGGAGAGCGCACGGAGAGCGCACGCGTTTAGATCGGGTTCCGGAAAATACGTCATGATTTTGCATAGCCGACATCTTGTGCCATGCTCTGAGAGTCTTTCCACTGTCTCGTGAAGCCACAAAAAGGCCGTGATGATCAGCTGATCGGGTGTTTTCCGGGCAGTTGCGTCATCGCCCGAAGACCTTTAAATCTCATCGGCTGTTTTTAAATAGCTCTAAAATCTTAACATTTTGGGCAAAACCTTTATGCGGAATAGTTTTTGAAAGATTAAAGCCTCTTTTAGcggataataataaaaaaaaaattaaaggcacGTGGAGCCTTTGTTTACAGAGCGAGCCGAGGTCATGTTTCAGCTGGACCCACCGGTGGGTCCGTCGGGTTAGAGGTCAACTCTGAGTGACCTCATGATTGCAGAGTACGTTCTCAAAAATTGGCCATCTCTTTTAGGGAATCTGTTGCAAacaagtgctttttaaaaaactttttttttacaaaaacccACCACAGgggggagggagaaaaaaaatctattttggttgtttatgtttttggatgGGAGCCATGTTAGATGTTTATCTGCCTTTAAACACATGAGCAGAACCAACAAGGAAGATGTGCTTGtgctgcagacagacagacaggaaacagacacagtggatgctgctgctgctgctgctctggtaACCCCTCACCTACATCATCCTCTTGTGCACAGCGCGCCGTGCCGCGGGCTGATATCTCTGCGCTCTGCCCAGCTGTCACCTCCGGCATTGGTCCACCGAGCAGACACACGTAGGCACGTATCCGACCAACCCCCTTTTTCCTCCCGCAGACTGTAGAGCCGGCGAGCGGGCGGCGGGACAAGCCGAGGCAGTGCGAGGCAAGGCAGGCAGCGACGAtccgctgctgcagcagctcggACCGGGACGGCCAGGACCGAGGTCGGGGAAAGTAAGAAAATCGAATTTTGTATACGAGGCGGTAGATGTTGCGCGGCTTTCTTGTTgcagaaaggagagaaaaaataataatctgttttcttttacagcatGGGAGGAGGGAGGGGGTGTTTCTCTTGAGGTCGGTCTGCGTTGCCGGGTGGAGATCAGTGAGCTTGTTGGTGGTGGGGGGCGGATGACAAACTGacacttttctgttgttttttctttctgtagctCATCATAAAACGCAATTAACACCGATAATCGCGCGtttcatgcatttaaaaaatacgtATTGCTCCATTTCAGCATCTATGttattttagatgtatttttgtCCGCAATAACGTCTGCAGCCTTTGAATATGCACCAACAAATATGATCTATATTGGAATGGTCACGGTATTTATTACGCTTCAGTTAAAATGTTCGGTGTTTACGTCTATAGCAGGACCCTGTTTAGGAAACCGACCGTTTTGCGGTCGGTTTTAACGTGACTTTgcgtggcaaaaaaaaaaaaaaaaactctagatATTTTCAGCCGTATTCCCTCATCGAGCTCCGACTCTCCCGGTGAAACTCGTGTCCGAACACGTTGCTGGAGCGGGGGTGTGTACCCGAGAAAGCGGGGCGCAGCCAATCAGCGGCCGCGTTCTGCCCACACTGTGCAGCTTGTTTACTACTAACGCCGCGCGCTGATTGGCGGAGAGCTCGGGGGGCTTGAAAATAGGGCTTTGTGCTGCGTTTAGGTGCGTGGAAAAGTACAGGACAGTGGGGCTTTTCTTGTGCCATGCACCGCTGGGGGTGGATTAAAATGGAGTAAACAACTTCCACATGCACAGCAAAGGGTTTGATAACAGTATTGGTCTGGATATAGATAAGAATATTAACGTTTTTCATGTCAATAAGCATTTTTTTGCTGTGTCTTTTAATATTTGCTGCTCAGCAACGACTGATACATTCACAGACTGtctttatgtatgtatgtgtgtgtctgtgcatgcattttcttctttaagataaaacaaacatctcttctgttttattattattattattattattaatattattttttctttgattaattTACTACGCCCCACGCCACAGCTGGCGTTGCCTGAATTTAACCCAATGTAAAGAAACAGTAGACCTCTTTATTCACTAGTTAGCAACCCACAGCAACCAACGAATAGCTAAAATGAGCAAATACTTGATATCCCCTCTCAAACGCTTAtaactgcttattttaatagtttaaacacCAAACATACCTTAATATGAATGAACGAAGATACACAGTGGAAATCGTTAGCATTATACAAAAGCTAACATACGCACTTTTCCTTGTCGCTGCTTTTGGGGGCTCAGCCAATCAacaccaaggaaaataaattgcGCTCAAGGATTGGCTGCTTTGGCACGTACTCTgccaatagcatgtcaagtaaCATTGCAATTAGTTTTGCGGTATTTCAGTTTCcgaagtaaatgttttttttgtgtgtcattCGTGTAATAACTGTCTAGGCTAATGGCGGTTAGCAATACAAAAGCAATAACAATGTAATTCTACGTATTTCATGCATTCAGACTGAAATGAAGGTGATTTCTAGGATTTCTATGATGATTGATTTCATGAGATTAAAAGGGTCTAAAGAGCAAGTAAATAACCTGTTATAAGAAAATCTGCAGCTTGGTAAGTTGAATTGCCTAGGCGCAATGCCACTTGACAAGTTACTGGTAACACAGCCAAATCCAGCTTCGTTGGCGCTGACTGgcatttaaatgtatatttggaGTTTGACCCATTAAAATAGGcaattaaaagcatttttagagggCGTCTCAAGTATTTCAGACGCTCTCATTTGAGACTCCAGTATTTGCATGGGACCAACCCATGCAAATCCTGGGAGAAAACTGTACATCCGTTAACCACCCCCGGGGTCCCAAGTTAATGGTTTCCAGTTGATCTTCCACACTTGGACACACAGTAAGAGAACCCACGTTttgcaacattaaaaacattctttGAATGTCCATCATTTGAGTCTCTGCTGGTGTGTCTTTTCACTAATTGCTTGTTGATTTTGGCAGCTTTGAAGTGCCTGAGCACTTGAAAAGACACTCCGTCTCTGCAGTGGGACCATTTCGTTAAGCTTTTCAGCTTTAGTTTAGTTCCTGAGCTGTCCCGGCTGCAGCTGAACACAGCACTGcccttttcatctttttcagGCGGCAGGCCAAAGTACGTGCAGCCAAACGTTAGATTACGTCTGCTCAGAGTTTGAATCACTCTCATGTTTTTGCAGGGAAGGAGGCAAGCAAACAACAATAAGATAGGAACTAAATCCATTCTTTCAAGTGTGTTTCATCATTTCGGACCTCCTGTGGTGCTGTTGCTCTTCACCACCAGGCTCACAGATGCAGGATGAATATTTGATTCATTTAGAATATTTAGGCTCTAACAGAAATCAACCATTGACCTTCATTATTTTTCCTGCTAGCATAGCGCAGAATGTTGccttttaaagatatttgtaCAACCTTgatctttttctaaatttgtcacattacaactggggatgcaccgatccacttttcaCTTCCGATATCTATACCGAAATCTGATGTTTAGTATCGACCGATACCGAtctgatgcagaaaaacagagctgaattggcttgaaatgtttctgttttttaaacacagacataaatgtactgaattacaaatttatcagttaactctgcaccagtacagcacacccAAATACATCAATAGCTTCCCAAGCGtggtaaaaacaacacagctttaatttgttcagtcaatTAGGAGTATAACAAcccatgtaaaataaataaaacaataggttgactaccttggtcaaaggtaaaaataaactgcaagaaaatttctttcaaatgcttcagaaagtgcaattagtcATTCTAAGtataatgtaaattaaatatatatagccTGACGTTGTCCAAAGCATAGAAACAGACTGagtagatctgcccttatggatcgAGCATATTACCGATATCCGATCTAGAATTCTTTTCAGTATTTGGACCACAGCAGATAAATACGGTTAGTGttcaatatttatcttttttttaacatatcggtGTCGGTCCAATAGGTAAAACtggagtttttttcccccatctttttgctgtttgtttttggagggGTTACCAAGGCTATGTGACATTGATAGTGATGCAGAAAAGGATTGTGGGTAGTTTAACTGAAGAAGAGAAGCAGTGAAGTCACTGATGtggttggggttttttttcaaaatgttgaaaggGTAATGAAATATATGtacaatatataaaatactgGCAAATATCGATAATAGACCATAGCAGAAGTATTAACATAATATTATCGTCCAAATTTTCATATCGGCGCAtgtatcattattttgtaaccTAACCAATGCTAGTGCCGATATATTGCGCATCCCTAAAAAGAATATCACCTGAAAATGGATGACAGTATTGCAAACCATGGCcacacaatattagaaaaactgAGAATTGTGACATTATTGaatgctgaaataaatacattgctTCCTACTCACCTACATTTTCCAGACTGACCCTCTGACCACATTTTTGTCCTTGAGCTTCAGCATCTTGGTTACTTGGATCTATTTTAAGGAGTAGACATAAACTATCATTGTTCCTCAACAAACACGGAACCAAATCACGTTGTACTTTCACATCATGCAAGTCGATCTGCTGACAACgagctctgtgtgttttcagagcaTGTTGCCTACAACTTGCAGCATTCGTCTGAGCAACATTCGTAAAGACGAGTCGGGGATTTCCCTTCTGCAGCTGGCTTTATGTTCACTGCTTTAATATCACAGCATTCAGTGTGTTATTACCTGAAACAGATTCCAGTGGTTAAATCTCAGAACAGTTGGATTCTAGAAGATCATTTAGTGGCTCTGCTACTAAATAATCTACAGCTTTATCATCGTATCACTATGTAGTAGTGTATTAATCCTTACAGTTCTTGGTAGATACATGTTTATGTCTACAGTCTGAAGTGGATCAGGTGCGTAATAGAGGCGTGTGATACTCCATGTTTTGGTATCGAttcaaaaccaaataaatacagGACGCGTATCGCCGATGCTGATGCTGATACCGATaccaatactttttatttaagtcaGATATATCATCAGACGTCTGACCTTTGGGTGTTTTAGTGGTAGGACTgaatttggacaaagtttatAGGTGTTTACAGAATACTTTAATAACATTAATATAATTTGTgtgcactaaaaaaaatattatttaatcataaattaaattgttgCAAACAATTATAATTTGAGAGCAAGTCAATACTAAATCCTTTTTGAAGTTGAGTTAAAAAACTccagtacaaaaataaaacataatttcaagAATCTAAAGTATGAATATTACCACACAGGTATCGATGCGACACACCGATACTTGGTATCGCTATTAGTGATATTTTTGGATCAATCCACCCACGTTTTGTGTGTAATATTGGTGGGTTGACGTCAGCCTCCCCAATCCAATCAGTCgaacacaaaacaaaaggatgctccaaaaaaaaaacaaaaaacgaaagACCATCCAACTGTCTGAATATGTTTGTAGCAAGAAGGGTTTGACCGCAAGGAACCTGAAATACATTAGCCCGCCAAATATTTACGCAACCAGTGTTTTGCTGTCGAAAATGAGTGCACACACCTAAATCGTGGCCACCGTAGTGAGTCAGTGCATTACGCAACTCTACTGCAATCCTACCAAGACGCGGCCGTCCACCTAAACAGTCATGCTGGGGAAgcagagcattaatcagagaagcagccagaaGGCCCCCGTCGCCGCAAATCAGACCTTTATGGACGAGCAGCAAGAAGGAGGAGAGAAGGCTGCGGGTGAAAAGAAGCTGAATGTGTAATACTTTCAGCTTGAAATGCAGTGAACTTCATTTGAAGTTATGGAGGGCTTTCCAAAAAAAACTATGGGCTGAAAGAGTAATATTGTACTGAACTTTCTGTGAATAGCTGAAATCCAATTCAAGGCTTTGCATGACTGAGAAAGTTATCTAATGCCTCATTTGCCCAAATCTGTTGCAGGTGTCTTGTCTGAAGCCAAGTGTGACGTTGTGCTGAGTCCCCCCTCACCGTGTGCAGCAGCACCATGGCAGCTATGGGACCAGAGAGCGGTGGTGGGACGGGGCCGGGCGGGACGGCGGCCTGCCGGGTGGGACAGCAGGACGGTGCGTCGGCAGAGCTCAACCAGCAGAATCCGGTGAGAGGCCGGAGCCATAGCGAAATAATTCTTCTAATGAAATGTTCCCACTTagaaggtgttttttttatcttctcattTGAATCGTACAAGTAGAGAAAGAGTGgccagaggaaaacaaagcGTTCCTGCAGACGGGATCCGTGTTTTTCGTCCTGAATTCATTGTAACACACCACCGTGGCTCTGAGTCTGTCAGCCGCTTCCTGCTCCTGTCACTTTTTCCCGGCAGATTTTGCCATCTACAGAAGGACAGGAAGTATTCTCTTAACAGTGTTGTTCACGGCGCGGCGCGGCGGCTTAGTTGCACCATGTGTGTCCAGTGATTCATCCTGATCCAGTAAAACCAGGGGGATGCTTCACAGaccttccactggctccctggaGCCCAGAGAATAGAcgagggctgaaacgattaatcggattgaatgtgattaatcgattgttgaaataatcatcaactaatttagtaatagattaatcattaactggagtacacTGACTTGAAAATAtgccatttgctgaaataacATCATATTCAGGTGAATATGATGTTATTCATTATTGACGCCAGTTTTGGCGTCAATAATGAcgccaaaactgtaaaaagaaattatatatatacactatatatataaattttgcatttaagataattggttctggttctggtttggtcACCAGAGCCAAAAACAGACATGAAGAATATTctgttaatgtaaaaaaaaaaaaaagcaaaaaaaccccccaaaacacaaGTTTGCCATTTcgatgttttaaaattaaaatctcactCAAATAAGTTTGTTTCACGCGATAAGCTGATAGAAAACATGCCGTGCTGtgatcctccaaccacttcctgttgtcttcttcttcatagTTTCTGACAGtggtaacatcctgttgttgatgaaaaaagtgtttccattggaGTTTTGTGAAAAgaaccaattttgatacagtCAGAAAAAACCctccacctcatcctagcgccgAAACGTATTTTCGAAACTGGCGTGTTTCCatgaagctaatttattttcgaCATGtcaaattttgaaatgttacaattactcatttatatttaatgtatatttgCTTAATGACTCCATTTGAAAAAATGCAATGTTGACTTCTTGTTTTACAATTAGTGACTGTATGATATTTTTTATGGTCTAAAATCACTTTGACCTGCCTTGTCGCTGAAATGCgccacacaaataaacttgacaagTTTCAACATTGTCACCTCGTCCCTCCGCCACCTGTAGCTGCACACCCCGGGCGGCGTCAAGGCTGAGAAGGCGTTCGGCCATCATCACAGGACCAAGACGTCAGGCTGGGGTAACTTTGCCGCTCCGCTGCAGAACGTGGGCGCCGCCACGCACCTCAGCAGCGTGCCGCCCAGAGGCGACACTCCGTACAGGTGAGGGAGCGACATCCGGTCCTGGCGTAGCGGGGGTCGCCATGACAACGAACGCTCAAAGACGTCTATGCGTGTTGCTCTTCAGCTTCCGGAGCCCGGAGTCTGTGGAGATGGACGAGATAATGGCCGCCATGGTTCTGACCAGCTTGTCCTGCAGCCCGGTGGTGCAGAACCCTCCACAGACGGATCCGGGTCCAGGTCAGACTGCATTCTGTAGTGTTAAATGCTGATTCTGTTGGAGCTAATGCTTTGTAGGAACATTATTTGTAAAGTGTATTTCTACTGGGACAGTTGTTAAATATCAGCAATTACCAGTATTTCATAGCATTTATACATTGTTTTTAGTGCCCAGTCAAATGCCAAAGCAGCTGATAGTTCCAGAGAAgtcttacaaaaaaaagagtccCTCCACGCTGTTgccatggttttgtttttgtggcctaaaatgactgattttgcggcacctttttcaaaaagttgtgGTAAAAGTTGCACGTTTtcttttaagctttatttttaccatgacatgttcttacaaaaaaaagtttgaagtgCTGTGCATGACCTTGCCAGAGCAGATATAATCTTAATATAGTCAATATTTAACGtggaaaagccattttcaagtaGCTTCTTGAATTAGTGCCTTTAATGCACATAAAATCCTGTTGTCAAAGTGCAACAGGAGATTTCCACATTGGTGATTCCAGCTAACATGAGCTGTTCGCCCAGTATAATCAAATCCTACAGGATGtctcaaaaagtgtttttgcaacaaagacaacaaaaacaaaggcaaatATTACCATTTAGCGTCACACGTGTTTCAAGAGACATTGCGAGACCATAAGTCAAATGAGAAGGAGGCTAATAGAATTGGTCAAAACTAAGCCAGGCTGATTGgtcagaaatgaaagaaatacaGGAAACGTTAAGGTGGTTGGTCAAATTTGGGGAAATGTTGCAACACCtagtaaaaattttaatcaaagtaATCCACCAGGCCCATCTGTCCTGTTTAGAAAAGCAGAATAGACATTGGGCCACCTTTAGTAATATGGATCACCCCTTTAAGATATCAGGGGTCTTAAAGAAACTATAAATAAGATCTAATTCTGTTATTGTatcatttatcataaaaaaGCACTGAGCATTTTTgccagtttgatttttttcatccccaaagttgtttatttaatgattattttacttgcCCTTTGTCCTTGTATGCAATGACTGTGCCAGAACGAAGGCCACATATTTGATATAAACTCACCTGcctgagtaaaataaatattaacctTCTTAAGATAACGAGGAGTGGGCCAAAGGGGAATAAATGTGCTATAGTGATTTTGGACGTCTTTACAAAAGACCCAAATCTCCACCAGTTTGTGACGgtaattgttttctgttgggTGTCTGCAAAACAACTGGTTTTAcctcctcaaaaaaaaaacccctcaggAAGTTAGTTTTGACTTTGTGGAGGAGGCAGTGTCGAGAGGTAACCATGTTGGAACGCCTTCCcgaaaactaaaaacataatcGTCTCCGACTCCAGCTGGCTCGTCCTCGTCCGTCGACATGGAGAGCGGCGGAGGCGAGCTCTCCGACAGCGGCAGCAGCGGCTACTGGAGCTGGGACCACGGCAACGGGAGCCCCGCCCCGTCGCCGTCCGTCACCGAGGTGGACAGCAGCCCCGACGAAGGCCTGCACATGGAGCTGGAGCAGGGCGAGGAGCTCACCGCCAAAAAGCCAAAGGTGAGCCGCCTGGGCGGGAACCTCTGGAGGAAAGGCGCGTTAGCCGGGGGACGGATTCAGCTGACCCCTCTACACTGCCCCGCGCTTCACCTCTGCCTTCTGTTCTTTCTCCCCGCAGAGCTCCCTGCGAAGTGTGTACAAGTGTCTGTGGCCCAGTTGTGGCAAAGTGCTGACGTCTTCTGTTGGAATAAAGAGACACATCCGTGTGATGCACCTGGGGTGAGCTGACATCATTGGTGCTTTACCCACAAGAACATTCAGTTTCACTTCATCAGTTTATTCATAGTGTTTGCTCcatgactaaaaataaaagataaaagaagaaaacaagttgaaacacacacacacacacacacacacacacctatggCTAGAGTGTAAAGGCCTGGGCATAGAGGGAATATAGAATGTAGAACAGGGTCTGTTTTATAGTGACTTTAAAACTAAACAGTGTGCTGATGGAGTAAAATTTTATTGTTGCCTCTCATGTagctcttctcttctcttctcttctcttctcttctcttctccaTGTAAGTTACTTGCGGATTTCTTTATgcctaatttttaaaaatcttttaccacattttaaatatgtcacATCTCACAGTTAGAGGTGGACTGAGAGTCTGCTGAATGCAATCAGACGATTCAATTTCAAATCTGATCTTTCGTCTGATCAGTAAACGCACCACATTTAAGCGGTAATGGTTGTGTTGTTGCTTCTTTGCTAATTCATTCCCTTCTGATTGCATCTTGTCTATGCTAGCAGTCTTTTATGCctggtgttttttttaggctgttttttttttctccaaaagttACCaccttgtgtattttttttctttctccaccttATTTCAGCTATTTTGTTGGTcaagttgttttctgttgttttcttctcacTTTGAATATGTAACACTTCACAGTGAGAGAAAATAGTTGGAGACTAGATTCAACAGGATTTTCACTTGGTGTTTATCAGCTGGTTGAAAACGAAAGATTTGATCCGCTTTTGTATCACCGAGCAGCTAAATAGGCGCTTAATAGACTCTGTTAAACGCTA
Proteins encoded in this window:
- the znf395b gene encoding zinc finger protein 395b isoform X1 encodes the protein MAAMGPESGGGTGPGGTAACRVGQQDGASAELNQQNPLHTPGGVKAEKAFGHHHRTKTSGWGNFAAPLQNVGAATHLSSVPPRGDTPYSFRSPESVEMDEIMAAMVLTSLSCSPVVQNPPQTDPGPAGSSSSVDMESGGGELSDSGSSGYWSWDHGNGSPAPSPSVTEVDSSPDEGLHMELEQGEELTAKKPKSSLRSVYKCLWPSCGKVLTSSVGIKRHIRVMHLGSGSDQTQREEDFYYAKICCETIEAGSGSAAGPAQQTPGQASAALLSWASCGSPPGSEVQIPTAHRPRSNSSSLPGPTRPSPLSQSAPSSFWQIHTEHLYQACSPVQVSMAPRSPCSQGWAPSGSVPGHSNAAMVKPRCRSVSVGEQWLQQNRLQPMSASPSRNHCSFSDRSVSRSRKGRGEAKKCRKVYGVERKDQWCTACRWKKACQRFPD
- the znf395b gene encoding zinc finger protein 395b isoform X2, with protein sequence MAAMGPESGGGTGPGGTAACRVGQQDGASAELNQQNPLHTPGGVKAEKAFGHHHRTKTSGWGNFAAPLQNVGAATHLSSVPPRGDTPYSFRSPESVEMDEIMAAMVLTSLSCSPVVQNPPQTDPGPAGSSSSVDMESGGGELSDSGSSGYWSWDHGNGSPAPSPSVTEVDSSPDEGLHMELEQGEELTAKKPKSSLRSVYKCLWPSCGKVLTSSVGIKRHIRVMHLGSGSDQTQREEDFYYAKICCETIEAGSGSAAGPAQQTPGQASAALLSWASCGSPPGSEVQIPTAHRPRSNSSSLPGPTRPSPLSQSAPSSFWQIHTEHLYQACSPVQVSMAPRSPCSQGWAPSGSVPGHSNAAMVKPRCRSVSVGEQWLQQNRLQPMSASPSRNHCSFRKGRGEAKKCRKVYGVERKDQWCTACRWKKACQRFPD